The following are encoded together in the Pseudodesulfovibrio indicus genome:
- a CDS encoding autotransporter outer membrane beta-barrel domain-containing protein, with protein MILATFLVAALPGSARAFTHMVTNTFDSGVGSLRQAISDATDGDTIQFVDGLTGTITLASALPNLNSVTFVNGTDIQLTRTDGTSQASALLIADGKTVTGDLPASMTATATGINRAYSIYSDGDMTVSTLSGSVSAAADLSSAIGLRALGGITLDDLSGTVSATTNGGQAFGLYSTDSMTLGDLFGTVSADSGADGAYGLLSFSDMALTSLSGSVSASTAAVDAEALYASRNLTVGTLSGSVSATAGTNSARGLCGIQTLTVDTLSGSVSATAGGNTAFGLSSSGIMTLTDLSGSVSASAGGDMAYGLYGLTMNLGTLSGSVSASAGGDMAYGVTGNGTMTLTDLSGSVSATAGDDMAYGLYGPTMNLGTLSGSVSATAGDDIAYGLYGLTMNLGTLSGSVSASADGNTAWGLFATDIFMDVLSGSVSATADGAGALGVSALNSLDDGAGGAMRISGTVSARANGLAIAVSSGQGMNLAVTGTLTAEDTSGAGNAYAIASGTSSGGGNWTPGGNYDDTVTLGSGASITGDIDLGGGTNLLNLAGAGTMLGNINNISTLTKSGSGTWSTSGEINTGDLDVDGGTLLVNVSQTAAPTVNASGTVTNNGEIRFRLDPGVDTTTPFTVLSAASLAGAGDYTTGSLLLAALVQGSDVKLTRQNFSSLLAGSGHNVGQLAAALDANKATASGPLADLIDDLEHSASVTELSASANQIASPLLFQGVRISLGTIRTQALATRLRIAEVRADQIRLAQEAAPSADDPDSWPQVASLGDLSGLLNRSPEQAPNGVHLRALGRNGSMDTHDGQTGYDFDTFLLSGGYDRMVGDDLLFGLTAGYAVTGADYDDPGGSTSRLDSYTLGLYGSWFRDGWYVDGLLSGTYNDYDLTRELPALGRTAKSDPEGYALSAKTEAGYRYELGSWGLVPMASLEYIRFHQDAYTESGAGAADLSIGKTNSNFLESGLGGSVDYTWETPYGMLIPELSAEWLHEWLTQSSDLAYSLTGMPATKLSQSVAQPDKDTLRLGAGVRYLMDNGLALGARYQGELEEHARSHSVMLEGWYVF; from the coding sequence GTGATTCTGGCGACATTTCTGGTCGCGGCATTGCCTGGTTCGGCGCGGGCCTTCACCCATATGGTGACCAACACCTTTGACTCGGGGGTCGGGTCCCTGCGCCAAGCCATCAGCGACGCGACGGACGGAGACACCATCCAGTTCGTGGACGGCCTGACCGGGACCATCACCCTGGCCTCGGCCCTGCCGAACCTGAACTCCGTCACTTTCGTGAACGGAACGGACATTCAACTGACCCGTACCGACGGAACCAGCCAGGCCAGCGCGCTCCTGATCGCAGACGGCAAGACCGTGACCGGCGACCTCCCGGCCTCCATGACGGCCACGGCCACAGGTATCAATCGCGCCTACAGCATATACTCAGACGGGGACATGACGGTATCTACCCTCTCCGGCTCGGTTTCGGCCGCGGCGGACTTGTCCAGCGCCATCGGTCTCCGCGCTTTAGGTGGCATAACGCTGGACGACCTGTCCGGAACGGTCTCGGCCACGACGAATGGAGGTCAGGCCTTCGGCCTCTACAGCACGGATTCCATGACGCTGGGCGACCTGTTCGGAACGGTTTCCGCCGATTCCGGGGCCGATGGAGCCTACGGGCTGCTCAGTTTCAGCGACATGGCACTGACCTCGCTGTCCGGCTCGGTCTCGGCCTCGACTGCCGCCGTTGACGCCGAGGCGCTTTACGCCTCCCGGAACCTGACCGTGGGCACCCTCTCCGGGTCGGTCTCGGCCACGGCCGGTACAAACTCCGCCAGGGGGCTCTGCGGCATCCAAACCCTGACCGTGGACACCCTCTCCGGCTCGGTTTCGGCGACGGCGGGCGGGAACACCGCCTTTGGCCTCTCCAGCAGCGGCATCATGACGTTGACCGACCTGTCCGGCTCGGTCTCGGCCTCGGCGGGCGGCGACATGGCCTACGGGCTCTACGGCCTCACCATGAACCTGGGCACCCTGTCCGGCTCGGTCTCGGCCTCCGCGGGCGGCGACATGGCCTACGGGGTCACCGGCAACGGCACCATGACGTTGACCGACCTGTCCGGTTCGGTCTCAGCCACGGCGGGCGACGACATGGCCTACGGGCTCTACGGCCCCACCATGAACCTTGGCACCCTGTCCGGTTCGGTCTCGGCCACGGCGGGCGACGATATAGCCTACGGGCTCTACGGCCTCACCATGAACCTTGGCACCCTGTCCGGCTCGGTCTCGGCCTCGGCGGACGGCAACACCGCCTGGGGGCTCTTCGCCACCGACATTTTCATGGATGTTTTGTCCGGCTCGGTCTCGGCCACGGCGGATGGGGCCGGCGCCCTCGGCGTCAGCGCCCTGAACTCGCTGGACGACGGCGCAGGCGGGGCCATGCGGATCAGCGGCACGGTCTCCGCACGGGCGAACGGCCTGGCGATCGCCGTCAGCTCGGGCCAGGGCATGAACCTGGCCGTCACCGGGACCCTCACGGCGGAGGACACCTCGGGCGCGGGCAACGCCTACGCCATCGCCTCCGGCACCTCCTCCGGCGGCGGCAACTGGACCCCGGGCGGCAACTACGACGACACCGTGACCCTGGGCAGCGGGGCCTCCATCACCGGCGACATCGACCTGGGCGGCGGCACCAATCTGCTGAACCTGGCGGGCGCGGGCACGATGCTCGGCAACATCAACAACATCTCAACCCTGACCAAGTCCGGTTCCGGGACCTGGTCCACCTCGGGCGAAATCAACACAGGCGACCTGGACGTGGACGGCGGCACCCTGTTGGTCAACGTCTCCCAGACCGCCGCCCCGACCGTGAACGCCAGCGGCACGGTGACCAACAACGGCGAGATACGCTTCAGGCTGGATCCGGGCGTCGACACGACCACCCCCTTCACCGTCCTCTCCGCCGCTTCCCTGGCGGGCGCGGGGGACTACACCACGGGCAGCCTGCTCCTCGCCGCCTTGGTTCAGGGCTCGGACGTGAAATTGACCCGGCAGAACTTCTCGTCGCTCCTCGCGGGGTCGGGGCACAACGTTGGGCAGCTGGCCGCCGCCCTGGACGCCAACAAGGCCACGGCGAGCGGCCCCCTGGCCGACCTGATCGACGACCTGGAGCACAGCGCCTCGGTGACCGAACTCAGCGCATCCGCGAACCAGATCGCCTCCCCGCTCCTGTTCCAGGGGGTGCGCATCAGTCTCGGGACGATCCGGACGCAGGCCCTGGCCACCCGGTTGCGCATCGCCGAGGTGCGCGCCGACCAGATCCGGCTGGCCCAGGAGGCCGCCCCGTCTGCGGACGATCCCGACTCCTGGCCCCAAGTCGCCTCCCTGGGCGACCTGTCCGGCCTGCTGAACCGCTCGCCCGAGCAGGCCCCCAACGGGGTCCACCTGCGTGCCCTGGGCCGCAACGGGTCCATGGACACCCACGACGGCCAGACCGGCTACGACTTCGACACCTTTCTCCTCTCCGGCGGCTACGACCGGATGGTCGGCGACGACCTGCTGTTCGGGCTCACCGCGGGCTACGCCGTGACCGGGGCGGACTACGACGACCCGGGCGGCAGCACCTCCCGCCTGGACAGCTATACCCTGGGGCTCTACGGCTCCTGGTTCCGGGACGGCTGGTACGTGGACGGGCTCCTGTCCGGCACCTACAACGACTACGACCTGACGCGCGAACTGCCCGCCCTGGGCCGCACCGCCAAGTCCGATCCCGAGGGGTACGCCCTGTCCGCCAAGACCGAGGCGGGCTACCGCTACGAGCTGGGCAGCTGGGGGCTGGTCCCCATGGCGTCCCTGGAGTACATCCGCTTCCACCAGGACGCCTACACCGAGTCCGGCGCGGGCGCTGCCGACCTCTCCATCGGCAAGACGAACTCCAACTTCCTGGAGAGCGGCCTGGGCGGCTCCGTGGACTACACCTGGGAAACGCCTTACGGCATGCTGATTCCCGAGCTCTCCGCCGAGTGGCTGCACGAATGGCTGACCCAGAGCAGCGACCTGGCCTATTCCCTGACCGGAATGCCCGCAACCAAGCTCTCCCAGTCCGTGGCCCAGCCCGACAAAGACACCCTGCGCCTGGGCGCGGGCGTGCGCTATCTCATGGACAACGGCCTGGCTCTGGGTGCCCGGTACCAGGGCGAGCTGGAAGAGCACGCCCGGAGCCACAGCGTCATGCTCGAAGGCTGGTACGTGTTCTAG
- the trpS gene encoding tryptophan--tRNA ligase gives MSEKQRILSGMRPTGPLHLGHYFGVIDNWLKLQEEYDCFFFVADWHALTSEYADPTRIKGFVPGLVKDWVAAGLDPEKCAIFQQSQIKEHAELNLILSMYTPLGWLERCPTYKDQKEQLAQKDLNTHGFLGYPVLMSVDILMYKPLAVPVGKDQLPHLELTREIARRFNHLNNTDLFPEPADMLTEEPVLPGLDGRKMSKSYGNSIMLSEPLDEIMPKVRGMKTDENRLRKSDPGDPDVCNLFPYHRLMTDPARLPEIIKGCKDASWGCVDCKKLLMESLERFLTPLQERRAACTDERVREILEAGNAKARFYAEKTMDEVRKVLNFDF, from the coding sequence ATGAGCGAAAAACAACGAATCCTCTCCGGCATGCGGCCCACCGGCCCCCTCCACCTCGGTCACTACTTCGGCGTCATCGACAACTGGCTCAAGCTCCAGGAGGAATACGACTGTTTCTTCTTCGTGGCCGACTGGCACGCCCTGACCAGCGAATACGCCGACCCGACCCGCATCAAGGGATTCGTCCCCGGCCTGGTCAAGGACTGGGTGGCCGCCGGGCTCGACCCGGAGAAGTGCGCCATCTTCCAGCAGTCCCAGATCAAGGAACACGCCGAGCTGAACCTGATCCTGTCCATGTACACCCCGCTGGGCTGGCTCGAACGCTGCCCGACCTACAAGGACCAGAAGGAACAGCTGGCCCAGAAGGACCTGAACACCCACGGCTTCCTGGGCTACCCGGTGCTCATGTCCGTGGACATTCTCATGTACAAGCCCTTGGCCGTGCCCGTAGGCAAGGACCAGCTGCCGCACCTGGAGCTGACCCGCGAGATCGCGCGCCGCTTCAACCACCTGAACAACACCGACCTGTTCCCGGAACCGGCGGACATGCTCACCGAAGAGCCGGTCCTGCCCGGCCTGGACGGACGCAAGATGTCCAAGTCCTACGGCAACTCCATCATGCTCTCCGAGCCGCTGGACGAGATCATGCCCAAGGTGCGCGGCATGAAGACCGACGAGAACCGGCTGCGCAAGTCCGATCCGGGCGACCCGGACGTCTGCAACCTCTTTCCCTACCACCGGCTCATGACCGACCCGGCCCGGCTCCCCGAGATCATCAAGGGGTGCAAGGACGCGTCCTGGGGCTGCGTGGACTGCAAGAAGCTGCTGATGGAATCCCTGGAGCGGTTCCTCACCCCCCTGCAAGAGCGCCGCGCCGCCTGCACCGACGAGCGGGTCCGGGAGATCCTGGAGGCGGGCAACGCCAAGGCCCGCTTCTACGCCGAAAAGACCATGGACGAGGTCCGCAAGGTCCTCAACTTCGACTTCTAG
- a CDS encoding ATP-binding protein: protein MKCTRCRKTAHVSLPSHHSGFCAECYPLFFTRQVETAIRRQKMFTFDDRILVALSGGKDSLSLMLELHLLGYDVTGLHIDLGIPNSSDKARKKVEDFCALHGLALRVFEMAAWGLPIPDVKAHVKRPVCAVCGKLKRHHFNRIAVEEGFDVLATGHNLDDEVARLFANTLRWDTAYLSDQGPVLPASDGFVRKVKPLFRLSEYETANYAFLKGIEIHSDPCPYSGGASFTAHKELWGELEHRSPGQKLQFYQAFLKNGKPAFAQLEKETGAQLAPCAECGSPTSAGTCSVCRIREAVRQSREQAE, encoded by the coding sequence ATGAAGTGCACCAGATGCCGCAAGACGGCCCACGTCTCCCTGCCGAGCCACCATTCCGGATTCTGCGCGGAGTGCTATCCGCTGTTCTTCACCCGCCAGGTGGAGACGGCCATCCGCCGCCAGAAGATGTTCACCTTTGACGACCGCATCCTCGTGGCCCTGTCCGGGGGCAAGGATTCCCTGAGCCTGATGCTCGAACTGCACCTGCTGGGCTACGACGTCACCGGCCTGCACATCGACCTCGGCATCCCGAACTCGTCGGACAAGGCGAGGAAGAAGGTCGAGGACTTCTGCGCGCTGCACGGCCTGGCCCTGCGCGTCTTCGAGATGGCGGCCTGGGGGCTGCCCATCCCGGACGTGAAGGCCCACGTCAAACGCCCGGTCTGCGCCGTGTGCGGCAAGCTCAAGCGCCACCACTTCAACCGCATCGCGGTGGAGGAGGGGTTCGACGTCCTGGCCACCGGCCACAACCTCGACGACGAGGTGGCCCGGCTGTTCGCCAACACCCTGCGGTGGGATACCGCCTACCTGTCCGACCAGGGGCCGGTCCTGCCCGCGTCCGACGGGTTCGTGCGCAAGGTCAAGCCGCTCTTCCGGCTGAGCGAGTACGAGACCGCCAACTACGCCTTCCTCAAGGGGATCGAGATCCACTCCGATCCCTGCCCCTATTCCGGCGGGGCGAGCTTCACGGCCCACAAGGAGCTGTGGGGCGAGCTGGAACACCGCTCCCCCGGCCAGAAGCTCCAGTTCTACCAGGCCTTCCTGAAGAATGGCAAACCCGCCTTCGCCCAGCTCGAAAAGGAGACCGGGGCGCAGCTCGCGCCGTGTGCCGAGTGCGGCTCGCCCACCAGCGCCGGGACCTGCTCGGTCTGCCGCATCCGCGAGGCCGTGCGCCAGAGCCGGGAGCAGGCGGAGTAA
- a CDS encoding FKBP-type peptidyl-prolyl cis-trans isomerase, translated as MTAKQGSTVKVHYNGTLKDDGSQFDSSEGREPLEFTLGEGMVIAGFEKAVIGKSAGDTVTVEIPPEEGYGGLSEELVFQVRREQLPPTVELEEGIMLEIRTEDGEPAYVRVTEFDDELVTLDGNHPLAGQTLVFDIEVVEVS; from the coding sequence ATGACTGCGAAACAAGGCAGCACCGTCAAGGTCCACTACAACGGCACCCTCAAGGACGACGGCAGCCAGTTCGACTCCAGCGAAGGCCGCGAGCCCCTGGAGTTCACCCTGGGCGAAGGCATGGTCATCGCCGGGTTCGAAAAGGCCGTCATCGGCAAGTCCGCGGGCGACACCGTGACCGTGGAAATCCCGCCCGAGGAAGGGTACGGCGGACTGAGCGAAGAGCTGGTCTTCCAGGTGCGCCGCGAACAACTCCCGCCCACCGTGGAGCTGGAGGAAGGGATCATGCTGGAAATCCGCACCGAAGACGGCGAGCCCGCCTACGTGCGCGTCACCGAGTTCGACGACGAGCTGGTCACCCTGGACGGCAACCATCCCCTGGCCGGACAGACCCTGGTGTTTGATATCGAGGTCGTGGAAGTATCCTAG
- a CDS encoding late competence development ComFB family protein produces the protein MLKQPLKIKGVDVSKIRNRNESRAADLIPQILDEYYEDYIFEDLDIQDIYALTLNMIPAGYAQPGSIVLSNRLSDYEIRSQIRNAVERVLDNPTRAGD, from the coding sequence ATGCTCAAGCAGCCATTGAAGATCAAGGGTGTGGACGTATCCAAGATAAGAAACCGCAACGAGTCGCGCGCAGCGGATCTGATCCCCCAGATTCTGGATGAATATTACGAGGATTACATTTTCGAGGACCTGGACATCCAGGACATCTATGCCCTGACCCTGAACATGATCCCGGCGGGGTATGCCCAACCCGGCTCCATTGTCCTGTCCAACAGGCTGTCCGACTACGAGATCAGGTCCCAGATCCGCAACGCGGTGGAGCGCGTCCTGGACAACCCCACCCGCGCGGGCGATTAG
- a CDS encoding response regulator, with amino-acid sequence MSQPKILVVDDEKHIRMLYREELEADDYTVVTSDGEEDILEVLARETPTIVILDIKLGVNRSGLDLLQEIRTKDQRIPVILSTAYDSFQHDLKSIAADYYVVKSVDLTELKDKVRMALNKAGA; translated from the coding sequence ATGAGCCAACCGAAAATCCTTGTTGTAGACGACGAAAAGCACATCCGCATGCTCTATCGGGAGGAGCTCGAGGCCGACGACTACACCGTGGTCACCTCGGACGGCGAGGAGGACATCCTCGAAGTCCTGGCGCGCGAGACCCCGACCATAGTCATTCTGGACATCAAACTGGGCGTGAACCGCTCCGGCCTGGACCTGCTCCAGGAGATTCGGACCAAGGACCAGCGCATTCCCGTCATCCTCTCCACGGCGTACGACTCTTTCCAGCACGACCTGAAATCCATCGCGGCCGACTACTACGTGGTCAAGTCCGTGGACCTCACCGAGCTGAAGGACAAGGTCAGGATGGCCCTGAACAAGGCTGGCGCCTAG
- a CDS encoding pyridoxal phosphate-dependent aminotransferase, with protein MSISDRCCNITPFLVMEINEKAEAMEREGCSVIRMCVGEPDFDTPACVNRAACRALDEGKTHYTHSLGIRELREAICEDYAERYGVTVDPDNVAVTQGTSPAMLVLFSTILETGDKVITSDPCYACYDNFITFAGGEPVKVPVSEDDAFQYRVSAIRKALAENDRIKAILINSPANPTGTLLSEERLKAIAEIAEEHGLWVVSDEIYHGLVYEGKEHSILEYTDRAFVFNGFSKLYAMTGWRLGYVIAPPHFMRTLRNLCQNFFISANTMAQWAGLAALKEAGPDVERMKATYNKRRVYILSRLKGMGLTVKHEPTGAFYVLVNMRRFAQRFDGSSLDLAYDILEKAHIAVTPGIDFGQGAEGYIRFSYATSMDNIEEGMNRLERYLKEF; from the coding sequence ATGAGCATTTCCGACAGGTGCTGCAACATCACCCCGTTCCTGGTCATGGAGATCAACGAGAAGGCCGAGGCCATGGAACGCGAAGGGTGCTCCGTCATCCGCATGTGCGTGGGCGAACCGGACTTCGACACGCCCGCCTGCGTCAACCGGGCCGCCTGCCGCGCCCTGGACGAGGGCAAGACCCACTACACCCACTCCCTCGGCATCCGCGAGCTGCGCGAGGCCATCTGCGAGGACTACGCCGAGCGATACGGGGTGACCGTGGACCCGGACAACGTGGCCGTCACCCAGGGCACCAGCCCGGCCATGCTCGTGCTCTTCTCCACCATCCTGGAAACCGGCGACAAGGTCATCACCTCGGACCCCTGCTACGCCTGCTACGACAATTTCATCACCTTCGCGGGCGGCGAACCGGTCAAGGTCCCGGTCAGCGAGGACGACGCCTTCCAGTACCGCGTCTCGGCCATCCGCAAGGCCCTGGCCGAAAACGACCGCATCAAGGCGATTCTCATCAACTCGCCCGCCAACCCCACCGGCACCCTGCTCTCGGAGGAGCGCCTCAAGGCCATCGCCGAGATCGCCGAGGAGCACGGCCTGTGGGTGGTTTCCGACGAAATCTACCACGGTCTGGTCTACGAGGGTAAGGAACACTCCATCCTCGAATACACCGACCGCGCCTTCGTGTTCAACGGGTTCTCCAAGCTCTACGCCATGACCGGCTGGCGGCTCGGCTACGTCATCGCCCCGCCCCACTTCATGCGCACCCTCCGGAACCTCTGCCAGAACTTCTTCATCTCGGCCAACACCATGGCCCAGTGGGCCGGGCTGGCCGCCCTCAAGGAAGCCGGACCGGACGTCGAACGGATGAAGGCCACCTACAACAAGCGGCGCGTCTACATTCTCTCCCGCCTCAAGGGCATGGGGTTGACCGTCAAGCACGAACCCACCGGCGCGTTCTACGTCCTGGTCAACATGCGGCGCTTCGCCCAACGGTTCGACGGCTCGTCCCTGGACCTGGCCTACGACATCCTCGAAAAAGCCCACATCGCCGTCACCCCCGGCATCGACTTCGGCCAGGGCGCCGAAGGCTACATCCGCTTCTCCTACGCCACCTCCATGGACAACATCGAGGAAGGCATGAACCGCCTCGAACGGTACCTGAAAGAATTTTAG
- a CDS encoding HD-GYP domain-containing protein: MAQLTKAEYFPISPLILRPDFKVPFDIFLRHENNYVLFNALGRTLTKAKRNELAVAGIVTIYIDKRALKLYHNYIQSNLLDLLEDETVAIHERAQAWTNTAAALAKELFESNLPGPAFKQRYGRFEEMVRTSASFIKSPNPLKHLARFIGKGYDIYHHGISTMVYTVNLLQEYRLPEADLLAAGMGALLHDIGKVNMSDEVINTDPADMSPELFATYAMHPMIAVRVCSNFDLPIVATNCILFHHERMDGKGFPTQATGEEIPLPTRVVALCNRYDNMTRNLPYSRAMRPYDALKALTDDKGLVEPDMLKRFIKLLSKAEIV; the protein is encoded by the coding sequence ATGGCCCAACTGACCAAAGCAGAATATTTTCCCATCTCCCCGTTGATCCTGCGGCCCGACTTCAAGGTGCCCTTCGACATCTTCCTGCGCCACGAGAACAACTACGTCCTGTTCAACGCCCTGGGGCGGACCCTGACCAAGGCCAAGCGCAACGAACTGGCCGTGGCGGGCATCGTGACCATCTACATCGACAAGCGCGCCCTCAAGCTCTACCACAACTACATCCAGTCCAACCTGCTTGACCTGCTGGAAGACGAAACCGTGGCCATCCACGAGCGCGCCCAGGCCTGGACCAACACCGCCGCAGCCCTGGCCAAGGAACTGTTCGAGTCCAACCTGCCCGGCCCGGCCTTCAAGCAGCGGTACGGCCGGTTCGAGGAGATGGTCCGCACCAGCGCCTCCTTCATCAAGTCGCCCAATCCGCTCAAGCACCTGGCCCGATTCATCGGCAAGGGGTACGATATCTACCACCACGGCATCAGCACCATGGTCTACACCGTGAACCTGCTGCAGGAGTACAGGCTGCCCGAAGCGGACCTCCTGGCCGCGGGCATGGGCGCGCTGCTCCACGACATCGGCAAGGTCAACATGAGCGACGAGGTCATCAACACCGACCCGGCGGACATGTCCCCGGAGCTGTTCGCCACCTACGCCATGCACCCCATGATCGCGGTGCGCGTCTGCTCCAATTTCGACCTGCCCATCGTGGCCACCAACTGCATCCTCTTCCACCACGAGCGGATGGACGGCAAAGGATTCCCCACCCAGGCCACGGGCGAGGAGATCCCCCTGCCAACGCGCGTCGTGGCCCTGTGCAACCGCTACGACAACATGACCCGGAACCTGCCCTACAGCAGGGCCATGCGCCCCTACGACGCGCTCAAGGCGCTGACCGACGACAAGGGGCTGGTGGAGCCGGACATGCTCAAGCGGTTCATCAAGCTCCTCTCCAAGGCGGAGATCGTGTAA
- a CDS encoding glycosyltransferase family 2 protein yields the protein MATPRISVTMPCYNCGETVGRALDSLLAQRNAEFEVVAVDDGSDDDTAGILAEYARRDSRVRFLQIEHGGVIRAANAAIQAARGEYVARMDADDVCLPDRLAAQARLLDDCPDLGLVGCRVRFGGDRRRSRGYALYVDWTNTLLTPEAIRLNRFVEFPVPNPSIMFRRTALETYGGYVRGDFPEDYELLLRWQEAGVPMAKADEELLIWNDPPDRLSRTHARYDVDAFYRVKTDYLARWLSRNNPHHPAVHILGSGRTTRKRADLLLDHGIEFAAYYDVDPKKIGNTVNGVPVLDRNDVPAPGEGFCLPYVASRGARAEIAEFLEGRGFVLGRDYIPAA from the coding sequence GTGGCCACGCCGAGAATCTCCGTGACCATGCCCTGCTACAACTGCGGGGAGACGGTGGGCCGGGCGCTCGATTCGCTCCTGGCCCAGCGGAACGCGGAGTTCGAGGTGGTGGCCGTGGACGACGGCAGCGACGACGATACAGCGGGAATCCTGGCCGAATACGCGCGCCGGGATTCCCGCGTCCGTTTCCTCCAGATTGAGCACGGCGGGGTCATCCGCGCGGCCAACGCGGCCATTCAGGCGGCGCGGGGCGAATACGTGGCGCGCATGGACGCGGACGACGTCTGCCTGCCCGACCGGCTGGCGGCCCAGGCCCGGCTGCTGGACGACTGCCCGGACCTCGGGCTGGTCGGCTGCCGGGTGCGTTTCGGCGGCGACCGCAGGCGCAGCCGGGGCTACGCCCTGTACGTGGACTGGACCAACACCCTGCTGACCCCGGAGGCCATCCGGCTGAACCGGTTCGTGGAGTTCCCGGTGCCCAACCCGTCCATCATGTTCCGGCGCACCGCCCTGGAGACCTACGGCGGCTATGTGCGCGGCGATTTCCCCGAGGACTACGAACTGCTCCTGCGTTGGCAGGAGGCCGGGGTCCCCATGGCCAAGGCGGACGAGGAACTGCTGATCTGGAACGATCCGCCCGACCGCCTGTCCCGGACCCATGCGCGCTACGACGTGGACGCCTTCTACCGGGTCAAGACCGACTACCTGGCCCGCTGGCTCTCCCGCAACAACCCGCACCATCCCGCGGTCCACATCCTCGGCTCCGGGCGGACCACCCGCAAGCGCGCGGACCTGCTCCTGGACCACGGCATCGAGTTTGCGGCCTACTACGACGTGGACCCGAAAAAGATCGGCAACACGGTCAACGGCGTGCCGGTCCTGGACCGCAACGACGTGCCCGCGCCCGGCGAGGGGTTCTGCCTGCCCTACGTGGCCAGCCGGGGGGCCCGCGCCGAGATCGCCGAGTTCCTGGAAGGGCGCGGCTTCGTCCTGGGGCGCGACTACATTCCCGCCGCCTAG
- a CDS encoding RidA family protein, whose amino-acid sequence MQYVSTPHCPAPAGHYSQGIVHGGLVHVSGMLAVDPVSGEKRLGSVEEQTRLALANVEAVLKEAGSGRDLVLKCTCYVADIELWGRVNAVYAEFFGDHKPARAVVPTGPLHHGFLVEIDCVAALGPGAETGEGA is encoded by the coding sequence ATGCAATACGTTTCCACCCCCCATTGTCCGGCCCCGGCGGGCCATTATTCACAAGGTATCGTGCACGGCGGTCTGGTCCACGTCTCCGGCATGCTCGCCGTGGACCCGGTCAGCGGCGAGAAGCGGCTCGGCTCCGTGGAGGAGCAGACGCGGCTGGCCCTTGCAAACGTCGAGGCCGTGCTCAAGGAAGCCGGATCGGGCCGCGACCTGGTGCTCAAGTGCACCTGCTATGTGGCGGATATCGAGCTGTGGGGGCGGGTCAACGCGGTCTACGCCGAGTTCTTCGGCGACCACAAACCCGCCCGCGCCGTGGTCCCCACCGGCCCCCTGCATCACGGGTTCCTGGTGGAGATCGACTGCGTGGCGGCCCTGGGACCCGGGGCCGAAACCGGGGAGGGCGCATGA
- a CDS encoding site-2 protease family protein, which produces MFDITAQDIQLYLIMAPGLLVALVFHEVAHGFVAYLLGDPTAKSAGRLTLNPLKHLDPIGTLAFFFVQFGWARPVPVNARYFKNPRKGMMYTAMAGPGVNFALAALFALAFHVMVAFGVGGQNPLYAMAYYAVFVNLILGAFNLLPIPPLDGSNVVAYFLPPQAAYKFMSLSRYGFIILIGIILLGRFTGFSLVGRIILPFVRGFASVLGVPL; this is translated from the coding sequence ATGTTCGACATTACCGCACAGGACATTCAGCTGTATCTGATCATGGCCCCCGGCCTGCTCGTGGCCCTGGTCTTTCACGAGGTGGCCCACGGCTTCGTGGCCTATCTGCTCGGCGACCCCACGGCCAAATCCGCGGGACGGCTGACGCTGAACCCGCTCAAGCACCTGGACCCCATCGGCACCCTGGCCTTCTTCTTCGTCCAGTTCGGCTGGGCCAGGCCGGTGCCGGTCAACGCCCGTTATTTCAAGAACCCGCGCAAGGGGATGATGTACACCGCCATGGCCGGGCCGGGGGTGAACTTCGCCCTGGCCGCGCTGTTCGCCCTGGCCTTTCACGTCATGGTCGCCTTCGGGGTGGGCGGACAGAACCCGCTCTACGCCATGGCCTACTACGCCGTGTTCGTGAACCTCATCCTCGGCGCGTTCAACCTGCTGCCCATTCCGCCCCTGGACGGAAGCAACGTAGTGGCGTACTTTCTCCCTCCGCAGGCCGCCTACAAGTTCATGTCCCTGAGCCGATACGGCTTCATCATCCTCATAGGCATCATCCTGCTCGGACGGTTCACCGGCTTCAGCCTGGTCGGCCGGATCATCCTGCCCTTCGTGCGAGGCTTCGCCTCCGTGCTGGGCGTGCCCCTGTAA